The DNA sequence ATGGTTTTGCCGAGGCGACTGATCTCGAACCTGAAGTTGCCCTCCGGCAGTTCCGCCAGCGATTGCCCGCGATCGTCGAGCAGACGCATCGGGAAATCCGGGCCGCAGGCCAACGCCGAGCCCAGCGGCAGGCTGAGGCTCAGGCAAAGCAGATGGCGGGGCCAGTTACGGGTCAACATGCGAACCTCCTTGATCAATATTTGCGCAGCGTGCCCAACCGATCGCACGCTGCCCGCCCGCCGGCAATCGGCCGTCGCGCAGGCGGGTGAAGGTAAGCAGATCCGCCGTCTGTTGCAACGCATAACCGGCGAGCGCATCGGCGCCTTCGCAGCCCCGGGCCTTGAGGGTGATGCGGGCAGGCCAGGCGCTGTCGAGGTTGCCGACGTTACGCAAGGCGATATCTTGCAGGCCGTTCTGTTCGGTGAACGTCAGGCCGAGCTGGCTGCTCAATGCATCGCCTCGGGCGACCGCACGCAGCGTGCTCAGACTCCAGGCTCTGCGGTCGTTGGCCAACGGCAGCCGAAACCAGATCAGACCGGCCAGATGCGCCGGGCGATCCTCGCGCAATTCATTGGCCAGTCGGCCCAGTTGTTGTGGATCGGCAAGCAATTCGCGTCGCTGGCCACCCCGTTCGAGCGGCACTTCGCTTTCCACCACCGGGGCGCCGCCGGCGTCCGCCAACAACGCCACGCCGTAGGCCGGCAGCGCCAGATAAAACGGTTTGTCGGTCACCCGCCCCCAGGCCTTGGCCCAGCGCTGCGCCTGCTCGGGATCGAACAGACCGCGACGCGGATCGCTGACGGCGTGCACCTGCAACACACTGCTGTCGACGGTCGCCAGCAGCGCCGGCAATTGCGGGCTGTCGAGCCAGGCAGGCAACGCGGTGATGCTCAGAGGCAGGTTGGCCGGCAATGCGCCGCGCAAGTGAACGAGGAATTCGGTATAGGCCGACAGTCGGGCACTGCCGGCATCATGATCGATCTCGACCCCGGCCAGGGTAAGTCCCTGACCTTGCCAGTCAGCGAGCACTTGATGGATTTGCGCCGTAACCGCTTGCGGGTCGAGCGCCTTGAGCTGGCCGTCGAGGCGAATCACCGCGATCAACGGCCGGGCATCGCGTTTCAGCAGCGCAGAATCGACGCGTGCCCGACTCCAGCCGGCATTCGGGAAAGCCTGCAACGCCAATACCCGCAACGTCGAAAAGTCGCTGCGACTGTCGTTCAGGGCAGGTTCATGGGCCGGCGTCCATTGCCGTTGCCAGACGTAGAGCTGCTGATCGAGCGGCACTGTGTCCTGTCGTTCACAAGCACACAGCAACACCACAGCCACCAGGGCTGACCACCCGATGATAAAGCGCATACCTTGCAGATCCCTGAGACATCAGGCTGCAAGGTTACACAAAAGCGCTCAGGGCTTGCGGGCAATGATGACCTGACTTTTCGCCACCACCGCGTCCAGCGCCTGCTTGATCTGCGCGCCGCGTGGCGAGTCGAGCACCGCTTGCCAGGTATCGGCCCAATGGTTGAGCAGCGGATGATCCGGGTTGCTGAATTCGACCTTCGCTTCCCAGAACAACATCATCCACATGGACCAGTAAAAGCCGTACTGACTATGGCTGATGATCTCGAGTCCCGCCTCGCTGACCATCGCCTTGAACTGCTCTTCGCTGATGATGCGAATGTGGTTGGGCTTCTGGAAATACTCCGGCGCGGCAATGTCCTTTTGCAGGTCTTCGGAGCTGGGGTGCGGCACGCTCAGCAAGTACAGCGCGCCGGACTGGCCGACGCGTACCAGTTCGGCAAGAAACTGCGCCGGATCGTCGACGTGCTCGATGACTTCAGTGGACACCACGCGAGTGGCGGTGCCATCGGCGATCGGCAGCGGATTGCAGTCGGTCACATGGCATTCGACGCTGCGCGCCGG is a window from the Pseudomonas gozinkensis genome containing:
- a CDS encoding DUF3142 domain-containing protein, with translation MRFIIGWSALVAVVLLCACERQDTVPLDQQLYVWQRQWTPAHEPALNDSRSDFSTLRVLALQAFPNAGWSRARVDSALLKRDARPLIAVIRLDGQLKALDPQAVTAQIHQVLADWQGQGLTLAGVEIDHDAGSARLSAYTEFLVHLRGALPANLPLSITALPAWLDSPQLPALLATVDSSVLQVHAVSDPRRGLFDPEQAQRWAKAWGRVTDKPFYLALPAYGVALLADAGGAPVVESEVPLERGGQRRELLADPQQLGRLANELREDRPAHLAGLIWFRLPLANDRRAWSLSTLRAVARGDALSSQLGLTFTEQNGLQDIALRNVGNLDSAWPARITLKARGCEGADALAGYALQQTADLLTFTRLRDGRLPAGGQRAIGWARCANIDQGGSHVDP
- a CDS encoding class I SAM-dependent methyltransferase is translated as MLSLLKKLTAAPAPAQAVAPVADKVDPYMLGLHDAMLSGWFNQETGELFKGFPVTADDTLLDVGCGDGGNVHFCGMRGAKIIIADIDGAKVEATRQRLSDTPARSVECHVTDCNPLPIADGTATRVVSTEVIEHVDDPAQFLAELVRVGQSGALYLLSVPHPSSEDLQKDIAAPEYFQKPNHIRIISEEQFKAMVSEAGLEIISHSQYGFYWSMWMMLFWEAKVEFSNPDHPLLNHWADTWQAVLDSPRGAQIKQALDAVVAKSQVIIARKP